A DNA window from Myripristis murdjan chromosome 19, fMyrMur1.1, whole genome shotgun sequence contains the following coding sequences:
- the csnk1db gene encoding casein kinase I isoform X1, with product MELRVGNRYRLGRKIGSGSFGDIYLGTDISVGEEVAIKLECVKTKHPQLHIESKIYKMMQGGVGIPTIKWCGAEGDYNVMVMELLGPSLEDLFNFCSRKFSLKTVLLLADQMISRIEYIHSKNFIHRDVKPDNFLMGLGKKGNLVYIIDFGLAKKYRDARTHQHIPYRENKNLTGTARYASINTHLGIEQSRRDDLESLGYVLMYFNLGSLPWQGLKAATKRQKYERISEKKMSTPIEVLCKGYPSEFATYLNFCRSLRFDDKPDYSYLRQLFRNLFHRQGFSYDYVFDWNMLKFGANRAAEEAERERRDREDRLRHGRNPGARGIPAASGRPRGTQDGAPPTPLTPTSHTANTSPRQVSGMERERKVSMRLHRGAPVNVSSSDLTGRQDTSRMSTSQMVSGVTPAGLHSVAPR from the exons ATGGAGCTGAGAGTGGGAAACCGATACAGACTCGGCAGAAAAATCGGAAGTGGATCTTTTGGGGACATCTATTTGG GTACGGATATTTCAGTTGGTGAGGAGGTTGCAATCAAACTGGAATGTGTCAAGACCAAACACCCGCAGCTCCACATCGAGAGCAAGATCTACAAGATGATGCAAGGAGGAG tGGGCATACCAACAATAAAGTGGTGTGGAGCGGAGGGCGACTACAACGTGATGGTGATGGAGCTGCTGGGGCCCAGTCTGGAGGATCTGTTCAACTTCTGTTCCCGCAAGTTCAGCCTCAAGACAGTCCTGCTGCTAGCTGACCAGATG ATCAGTCGCATTGAGTACATCCACTCCAAGAACTTCATCCACAGAGACGTAAAGCCCGACAACTTCCTGATGGGCTTGGGCAAGAAAGGCAACCTGGTCTACATCATTGATTTTGGTCTGGCCAAGAAATATCGCGATGCCCGCACACACCAGCACATCCCCTACCGCGAGAACAAGAACCTGACTGGCACTGCTCGCTATGCTTCAATCAACACACATCTGGGAATTG AACAGTCAAGGCGAGATGACCTGGAGTCCCTGGGCTATGTTCTCATGTACTTCAACCTGGGATCGCTGCCCTGGCAGGGCCTCAAGGCTGCTACCAAGAGGCAGAAGTATGAACGCATTAGTGAGAAGAAAATGTCCACCCCCATTGAAGTGCTCTGCAAGGGATACCCTT CTGAATTTGCCACCTACCTGAATTTCTGTCGCTCACTGCGCTTCGATGACAAGCCAGACTACTCCTATCTAAGGCAGCTGTTCAGGAACCTTTTCCACAGACAGGGCTTCTCTTACGACTACGTCTTTGACTGGAACATGCTGAAGTTT GGAGCCAATCGCGCTGCAGAGGAGGCGGAGAGGGAGCGCCGAGATCGAGAGGACAGGCTGAGACATGGCAGAAATCCCGGTGCCAGAGGAATACCCGCCGCATCGGGACGACCCAGGGGAACCCAGGATGGAGCACCACCCACTCCACTAACACCCACCTCACACACAG CAAACACCTCCCCTCGGCAAGTGTCCGGTATGGAGCGTGAGCGGAAAGTTAGCATGCGGCTACACCGCGGTGCACCTGTTAACGTGTCATCCTCAGATCTAACGGGACGACAGGACACCTCCCGTATGTCCACTTCACAG
- the csnk1db gene encoding casein kinase I isoform X3, producing the protein MELRVGNRYRLGRKIGSGSFGDIYLGTDISVGEEVAIKLECVKTKHPQLHIESKIYKMMQGGVGIPTIKWCGAEGDYNVMVMELLGPSLEDLFNFCSRKFSLKTVLLLADQMISRIEYIHSKNFIHRDVKPDNFLMGLGKKGNLVYIIDFGLAKKYRDARTHQHIPYRENKNLTGTARYASINTHLGIEQSRRDDLESLGYVLMYFNLGSLPWQGLKAATKRQKYERISEKKMSTPIEVLCKGYPSEFATYLNFCRSLRFDDKPDYSYLRQLFRNLFHRQGFSYDYVFDWNMLKFGANRAAEEAERERRDREDRLRHGRNPGARGIPAASGRPRGTQDGAPPTPLTPTSHTANTSPRQVSGMERERKVSMRLHRGAPVNVSSSDLTGRQDTSRMSTSQNSIPYEHHAK; encoded by the exons ATGGAGCTGAGAGTGGGAAACCGATACAGACTCGGCAGAAAAATCGGAAGTGGATCTTTTGGGGACATCTATTTGG GTACGGATATTTCAGTTGGTGAGGAGGTTGCAATCAAACTGGAATGTGTCAAGACCAAACACCCGCAGCTCCACATCGAGAGCAAGATCTACAAGATGATGCAAGGAGGAG tGGGCATACCAACAATAAAGTGGTGTGGAGCGGAGGGCGACTACAACGTGATGGTGATGGAGCTGCTGGGGCCCAGTCTGGAGGATCTGTTCAACTTCTGTTCCCGCAAGTTCAGCCTCAAGACAGTCCTGCTGCTAGCTGACCAGATG ATCAGTCGCATTGAGTACATCCACTCCAAGAACTTCATCCACAGAGACGTAAAGCCCGACAACTTCCTGATGGGCTTGGGCAAGAAAGGCAACCTGGTCTACATCATTGATTTTGGTCTGGCCAAGAAATATCGCGATGCCCGCACACACCAGCACATCCCCTACCGCGAGAACAAGAACCTGACTGGCACTGCTCGCTATGCTTCAATCAACACACATCTGGGAATTG AACAGTCAAGGCGAGATGACCTGGAGTCCCTGGGCTATGTTCTCATGTACTTCAACCTGGGATCGCTGCCCTGGCAGGGCCTCAAGGCTGCTACCAAGAGGCAGAAGTATGAACGCATTAGTGAGAAGAAAATGTCCACCCCCATTGAAGTGCTCTGCAAGGGATACCCTT CTGAATTTGCCACCTACCTGAATTTCTGTCGCTCACTGCGCTTCGATGACAAGCCAGACTACTCCTATCTAAGGCAGCTGTTCAGGAACCTTTTCCACAGACAGGGCTTCTCTTACGACTACGTCTTTGACTGGAACATGCTGAAGTTT GGAGCCAATCGCGCTGCAGAGGAGGCGGAGAGGGAGCGCCGAGATCGAGAGGACAGGCTGAGACATGGCAGAAATCCCGGTGCCAGAGGAATACCCGCCGCATCGGGACGACCCAGGGGAACCCAGGATGGAGCACCACCCACTCCACTAACACCCACCTCACACACAG CAAACACCTCCCCTCGGCAAGTGTCCGGTATGGAGCGTGAGCGGAAAGTTAGCATGCGGCTACACCGCGGTGCACCTGTTAACGTGTCATCCTCAGATCTAACGGGACGACAGGACACCTCCCGTATGTCCACTTCACAG
- the csnk1db gene encoding casein kinase I isoform X2, with amino-acid sequence MELRVGNRYRLGRKIGSGSFGDIYLGTDISVGEEVAIKLECVKTKHPQLHIESKIYKMMQGGVGIPTIKWCGAEGDYNVMVMELLGPSLEDLFNFCSRKFSLKTVLLLADQMISRIEYIHSKNFIHRDVKPDNFLMGLGKKGNLVYIIDFGLAKKYRDARTHQHIPYRENKNLTGTARYASINTHLGIEQSRRDDLESLGYVLMYFNLGSLPWQGLKAATKRQKYERISEKKMSTPIEVLCKGYPSEFATYLNFCRSLRFDDKPDYSYLRQLFRNLFHRQGFSYDYVFDWNMLKFGANRAAEEAERERRDREDRLRHGRNPGARGIPAASGRPRGTQDGAPPTPLTPTSHTANTSPRQVSGMERERKVSMRLHRGAPVNVSSSDLTGRQDTSRMSTSQHSLRASRQVDARHVLV; translated from the exons ATGGAGCTGAGAGTGGGAAACCGATACAGACTCGGCAGAAAAATCGGAAGTGGATCTTTTGGGGACATCTATTTGG GTACGGATATTTCAGTTGGTGAGGAGGTTGCAATCAAACTGGAATGTGTCAAGACCAAACACCCGCAGCTCCACATCGAGAGCAAGATCTACAAGATGATGCAAGGAGGAG tGGGCATACCAACAATAAAGTGGTGTGGAGCGGAGGGCGACTACAACGTGATGGTGATGGAGCTGCTGGGGCCCAGTCTGGAGGATCTGTTCAACTTCTGTTCCCGCAAGTTCAGCCTCAAGACAGTCCTGCTGCTAGCTGACCAGATG ATCAGTCGCATTGAGTACATCCACTCCAAGAACTTCATCCACAGAGACGTAAAGCCCGACAACTTCCTGATGGGCTTGGGCAAGAAAGGCAACCTGGTCTACATCATTGATTTTGGTCTGGCCAAGAAATATCGCGATGCCCGCACACACCAGCACATCCCCTACCGCGAGAACAAGAACCTGACTGGCACTGCTCGCTATGCTTCAATCAACACACATCTGGGAATTG AACAGTCAAGGCGAGATGACCTGGAGTCCCTGGGCTATGTTCTCATGTACTTCAACCTGGGATCGCTGCCCTGGCAGGGCCTCAAGGCTGCTACCAAGAGGCAGAAGTATGAACGCATTAGTGAGAAGAAAATGTCCACCCCCATTGAAGTGCTCTGCAAGGGATACCCTT CTGAATTTGCCACCTACCTGAATTTCTGTCGCTCACTGCGCTTCGATGACAAGCCAGACTACTCCTATCTAAGGCAGCTGTTCAGGAACCTTTTCCACAGACAGGGCTTCTCTTACGACTACGTCTTTGACTGGAACATGCTGAAGTTT GGAGCCAATCGCGCTGCAGAGGAGGCGGAGAGGGAGCGCCGAGATCGAGAGGACAGGCTGAGACATGGCAGAAATCCCGGTGCCAGAGGAATACCCGCCGCATCGGGACGACCCAGGGGAACCCAGGATGGAGCACCACCCACTCCACTAACACCCACCTCACACACAG CAAACACCTCCCCTCGGCAAGTGTCCGGTATGGAGCGTGAGCGGAAAGTTAGCATGCGGCTACACCGCGGTGCACCTGTTAACGTGTCATCCTCAGATCTAACGGGACGACAGGACACCTCCCGTATGTCCACTTCACAG